The following DNA comes from Bacteroidota bacterium.
TTGTTTTATTCGTGTCGGGTTTTGTTATCAGAATATATTGTTTCAATCAATTATATACGCCTGTAATGGAAACCGAAAATGCATGGATATATTGGTACCAATATATTTATTACCCAACATACAGCCGTTTAGACGGGCTTTTAGTAGGTGTTGCTGTAGCTGCCATCTACCAGTTTTTACCAACTGTTTGGAGTAAACTATCAAAATATGGCAACCTGTTTATTGTTTCCAGTTTATTGGTGTTTGCTGCTGCTTACTTTTTATGTGCAGATGCACTATCGTACAATGCTTCTGTTTTTGGCTTTCCATTGGTTGCCATTGGCTATGGATTCATCGTAATTGGAGCTATCAGTCCAACAAGTTTTTTATACAAATGGAATTCGAAAATAACTACTTATATAGCCTCTGTTTCCTATGCTGTTTATTTAACACATAAAGGTATTGTACATATGACACATCACTTATTCGCTGACTTTAACATTTCCAGCAACTGGATGCTTTTAATTTGTATAGTAACCTGTGTAATGGGAGCATCTTTACTTCATTTACTGGTTGAAAAACCAATACTACAATGGCGTAAAAGAATGATTAAATAAACTTTACATAACTTCTGTTACTTTCTTTTTTAAACTGGCTAAGTACACGCCCGCAAAAACAACAAACATAAATACAAGCTTTTCTATATTCAATTCATCGGTAGCAAATACTATAGCAATTAATGTAGCGCAAACGGGTTGTAAGTATATGTATGAGCCTACCAAACTACTGCTTGCATGGCGCAAGGCATAAGCATTTAACACATAAGTAAAAAAGGTAGAGCCTACCGTAATAAAAACCACAAAGCCTGTTATTTTAGGTGTAAAAGAACTCCACTCTATTTGCATAAAATCGCCAATACCAAATGGCAAAACCAATAAGGTACCAAACAAAAACCCGTATAAAGTAACGGTAAGCGGATGGTATTTATGAATAAGCTGTTTGGCATACACCAAATAAAAAGCATATATAATGGCATTGGCAGCCACCATTAAATCGCCTAACGCACGGGTTGAGCTAAACTCAAACTTGGTACCCCCTACCAACATAATAGCGCCTATGCTGGCCAGTAAAACACCCAATGCTTTGGTTAGCGTAATTTTTTCTTTGTACCAAAACCAAGAAATAAGCACCACAAAAATAGGTGTGTTCATCATTAATACAGAACCATTAATAGGTGTAGTAATGGCAAGTCCTTTAAAAAACAATAACATATTAGCGGCCACACCAAATACAGCACATACGACCATTTTCAATAAATCGCTTTTGTCTTTAATTTTTTCTTTAATAGCAATGCGGTGGAACACCAAAATTAATACACTGGCTACCAAAACACGCAACAATATAAAACCAAAAGGTTTAATGTATAAAGGCATTACTTGTTTGGCTATACTAAAAGTAGCACCATAAATAATGGTTACTATCCAAAGGGCTAAGTGTACTTTTA
Coding sequences within:
- a CDS encoding acyltransferase, translated to MSITNNNNIPQKFYGLDHLRALAIIFVFLFHYFILSHGQPTWLPPVASFGWTGVDLFFVLSGFLISSQLFASIKEEQLISFKTFFLKRFFRIIPAFLVTLTIYFCFPFFREKEALPPLWKFLTFTQNIGLNIKDFGTFSHAWSLCVEEHFYLLLPITLLLLQYLKWPKHAYWLLIVLFVSGFVIRIYCFNQLYTPVMETENAWIYWYQYIYYPTYSRLDGLLVGVAVAAIYQFLPTVWSKLSKYGNLFIVSSLLVFAAAYFLCADALSYNASVFGFPLVAIGYGFIVIGAISPTSFLYKWNSKITTYIASVSYAVYLTHKGIVHMTHHLFADFNISSNWMLLICIVTCVMGASLLHLLVEKPILQWRKRMIK
- a CDS encoding DMT family transporter — encoded protein: MSQKVKVHLALWIVTIIYGATFSIAKQVMPLYIKPFGFILLRVLVASVLILVFHRIAIKEKIKDKSDLLKMVVCAVFGVAANMLLFFKGLAITTPINGSVLMMNTPIFVVLISWFWYKEKITLTKALGVLLASIGAIMLVGGTKFEFSSTRALGDLMVAANAIIYAFYLVYAKQLIHKYHPLTVTLYGFLFGTLLVLPFGIGDFMQIEWSSFTPKITGFVVFITVGSTFFTYVLNAYALRHASSSLVGSYIYLQPVCATLIAIVFATDELNIEKLVFMFVVFAGVYLASLKKKVTEVM